Within Streptomyces roseirectus, the genomic segment GCAGTTCGACCTCGACCTCAGGGCCTGAGGCGAACATCTCCTCGGGCTCGGGTCCGTCGTCCGTGACCCCGTCGGGCGTCTCGTCGTCCTCGTCGGGGCCGTCGGGGGCCAGCTCGCCGTCGGCGTCCAGGGGGCCGTCCACGGGCTCCTGGGAGGCGTCGGCGGGCTCGGTGGGGGCGTCGTCGTCCTGGCGTGCGTCACGGGGCTCGGAGGAGCCGTTCTCGCGCCCGCCGGGGCGCGGGATGCCGTCGATCAGGTGTGGGGCGCCCTCGGGGTCGGCCGCGAAGCCGTCCGCGCGCGGACGGTCGTCGTCCGGCTTCCGTTCGTCCCGCCCGGAAGGGCGGTTCTCGGTGCCTTGTGCGGTGTCGCGAGGGCCGGCCTCCATCGCCACGCGCCCTCCCAACTCGGACTCCACTTGGTCGATCGAAGCTCGATGATGGCACGGTACGAACGGCCCGGATGACGGCCTGGGCGTCCCGATGCCATGACGTGATCAGGCTGTAACCGGTCGTTCGACCAACGCCGATGCGAGGCGCGGAAGTTCCTCGCGGTCCGCCGCGCCCCCACTCAACCAGTGCACCCTGGGATCGCGCCTGAACCACGAATCCTGACGGCGCGCGAAGCGCTTGGTGGCGCGGACGGTCTCCGCCCGCGCCTCGTCCTCGGTGCACTCGCCGGAGAGGGCCGCCAGGATCTGCTGGTAGCCCAGCGCGCGCGAGGCGGTGAGCCCGTCGCGCAACCCCTGCGCCTCCAGTGCGCGCACCTCGTCGACGAGTCCGGCCTCCCACATGCGGTCGACCCTCAGGGCGATGCGTTCATCGAGTTCCGGGCGGGCGACGTCGACGCCGATCTGGACGGTGTCGTAGACCGAATCGTGGCCCGGGAGGTTGGCGGTGAAGGGCCTGCCGGTGATCTCGATCACTTCGAGGGCCCGGACGATACGGCGCCCGTTGCCCGGCAGGATCGCGCGCGCGGCGTCCGGGTCGGCCGCTGCCAGGCGCGCGTGCAGGGCGCCGGAGCCGCGCAGGGCCAGCTCGTCCTCCAGGCGGGCGCGCACCTCGGGGTCGGTGCCGGGGAACTCCAGGTTGTCGACCGCGCCGCGGACGTACAGGCCGGAGCCGCCGACCAGGATCGGCCAGCGGCCCTCGGCGAGCAGCGCGTCGATCCGCGCGCGGGCGAGGCGCTGGTACTCGGCGACGGACGCGGTCTCGGTGACGTCCCAGATGTCCAGGAGGTGGTGGGGAACTCCGCCGCGCTCCTCGATCGTTAGCTTGGCGGTACCGATGTCCATTCCCCGGTAGAGCTGCATGGAGTCGGAGTTGATGACCTCACCGCCCAACCGCTGGGCCAGGAAGACCCCCAGATCGGATTTTCCGGCCGCAGTCGGTCCGACGACGGCGATGACTCGGGGGGCGGGGGGTGCGCTGCTCACGGCACCAGTCTCGCAAACCTCGCGGGGCGCGCTCGACCGGTGAGGGTGACGGGATCAGAAGTGCGCGAGTACCGTATGAAGTGGGTATGAGCGCTTTTACGAAGTTCGTTCGCTGCAGGTGACGTAACGCGCGAGGGAAGGTGACCCGATGGGTCTCATGGACAATTTGAAGGCCAAGCTCGCCCCGGCCAAGGACAAGGTCTCCGACCTCGCACAGCAGCACGGGGGCAAGATCCAGGACGGCATCGAGAAGGCCGCCAAGGCGGTCGACGAGCGGACCAAGGGCAAGTACAGCGACAAGATCCACTCCGGTACCGACAAGGCCAAGGACGCCGTGGACCGCATCGCGCACAAGGACGACGGCACGACCGGCACTCCGCCGAGCGCGCCGCCCCCGGCGTCCTGATCCGCACCCAGGACGCCTGCCGGCGGACGGCCCTCCGGGGTCGTCCGCCGGCGCGCACCCGAGGGGCTACGACCAGGTCGCGACCACGTACCCGACGCCGTACGGCGCGTCCTCGTACAGCAGCTCGCCGCTGAGCCCCGCGTCCTTGCCCGCGCCCGCCAGGACCTGCCAGGGCGCCCGGCCCGACACCATGAGCTGGCGGGCCAGCTCGACGTCCATGGCTTCGAGCGCCGTCACGTCCGCCTTGCCGAGCGCCTGGCCCGCCTCCGCGTCGAAGGGCGCCGCCCGCTCGTCGAGGTAGCCCGGCGCCTTCAGCGTCCGGCACGCGCTCGCGTCGCCCATCACCAGCAGCGCGACCCGCTCGGCCCGCTCGGCGGCCTCCCGCCCGAACCGCACGCACTGCTCCGCACCGAAGGGCTCCCCGACCCCAAGTCCCTCGATCGGGGCATCCCCCCAGCCGACCTTCCCGAGCAGCCAGGCCCCCACCGCGAGCGACGGCGGCAGTAGCCGCCCGCTCCCGTCGCCGTCCCCGTCGCCCTGCCCCAGCCGGACGACGATGTCGGCGCCGAACCCCCGGAACGACCCCGGCGTCCCCTGCGCGTACGGGCCGCACCCGTGTTCCGCCGCGGGGCCCACGACCACGAGCCGGTCGGGGCGGGCGGCGGCGATCACACCCAGTGCGTCCAGGCAGGCGGCTCTGGCGGCGTCCAGTTCGGGCGCTGCTCCCGCGGCGATCTCGGGCACCAGGAGCGGCGGACAGGGACAGACTGCGGCGGCGACAAGCATGATCGGCAGCGTATCCCCGGGAAGCGGTCACACGTCACAAACGGGTCGGTCGGACATGGAAGGGATCGGCCTGGCGGGCGGCGTGAGGACGGGACCGTACCGACGCGAGGACGAGGCCGTGCCGACGCGACGGCAGCGTCAAAACGCATCCGTATCGTCGCTACGCCAGCGTGAGGACGGACCCGTCGCGACCTGACGCCCACGTCACGACGGCGACGAACCGTCCTGACGGCAGCGTCGGGACGCTACGGACTCGTCGCGACGCACCCCGATCCGACGAACCGGTACCGTCCCGACGCCGCTCTCCCGCCACGCCGCACCCCGCCCCGCGCCCCGTCTCAACGAGCCGCGCTGTCCTCGATCAGCTCGGCCAACGAGAACCGCGTCAGAAACGTCTCGAACTGACCGTCCGTGAGAAGAAGGAACCCGTCGTCCTGCCGGTACAGCCGCGTACGCCGGGGCATGCGCGGGTGCGTGGGGCTGAACGCGCGCGCCTGGAGCTCCAGTTCGCACAGGGCCTGCTCGCGGGTCCCCTCGATCTCACCGAGCACGGAGGCGGACCAGCGCTTGCCGTCGCCGCTCCCGGAGGTCGACTCGACGACGAGCCCCCACCGCCGGACGACGGCGTCCGAGAGGCCGCCTGTGCCGTCAGTCAACGCTGCATCCGCCCGTGGCGACCGGCAGCGGGGCGGGGACGCCGACCTTGGGGAGGCCG encodes:
- the miaA gene encoding tRNA (adenosine(37)-N6)-dimethylallyltransferase MiaA → MSSAPPAPRVIAVVGPTAAGKSDLGVFLAQRLGGEVINSDSMQLYRGMDIGTAKLTIEERGGVPHHLLDIWDVTETASVAEYQRLARARIDALLAEGRWPILVGGSGLYVRGAVDNLEFPGTDPEVRARLEDELALRGSGALHARLAAADPDAARAILPGNGRRIVRALEVIEITGRPFTANLPGHDSVYDTVQIGVDVARPELDERIALRVDRMWEAGLVDEVRALEAQGLRDGLTASRALGYQQILAALSGECTEDEARAETVRATKRFARRQDSWFRRDPRVHWLSGGAADREELPRLASALVERPVTA
- a CDS encoding antitoxin; this encodes MGLMDNLKAKLAPAKDKVSDLAQQHGGKIQDGIEKAAKAVDERTKGKYSDKIHSGTDKAKDAVDRIAHKDDGTTGTPPSAPPPAS
- a CDS encoding class III extradiol dioxygenase subunit B-like domain-containing protein; this encodes MLVAAAVCPCPPLLVPEIAAGAAPELDAARAACLDALGVIAAARPDRLVVVGPAAEHGCGPYAQGTPGSFRGFGADIVVRLGQGDGDGDGSGRLLPPSLAVGAWLLGKVGWGDAPIEGLGVGEPFGAEQCVRFGREAAERAERVALLVMGDASACRTLKAPGYLDERAAPFDAEAGQALGKADVTALEAMDVELARQLMVSGRAPWQVLAGAGKDAGLSGELLYEDAPYGVGYVVATWS